The DNA region TCCGCGTTCCATATCGCTCATGGCGACTCCAAACGAGTATCGCTGGCAGACCTGATTGTCCTTGGCGGGTGTGCAGCGGTCGAGCAAGCCGCGCTCAGCGCCGGGCATGCAGTGCAAGTCCCCTTCACCCCGGGCCGCACCGACGCCAGCCAAGAGCAAACAGACGCCGAAGCCTTCGCTCCGCTTGAGCCCATCGCCGACGGCTTCCGCAACTTCCTCAAACCCAATGTCGCCACCAAAGCGGAGAAATTGTTACTCGACCGGGCCCAACTGCTCACGCTCACTGCACCGGAGATGACCGTCTTGGTAGGTGGCCTACGTGTGCTGGGGGCCAACCACAAACAATCCGAGCACGGAGTCTTCACCAAGCACCCGGGCACGCTCACCAACGACTTCTTCACCAACCTGCTGGACATGCGCACCACGTGGCATCCATCCAACGACGTCGAGGGGATGTTCGAGGGGCGCGACCGCAGCACAGGTGCGGTGAAATGGTCTGCCACCCGGGTGGACCTGATCTTCGGGTCCAATTCGCAACTGCGCGCTCTGGCCGAGGTATACGCGGCGCAAGATGCCGAAGCCCGGTTCGTCAGCGACTTCATTACAGCCTGGGACAAAGTCATGAACCTCGACCGCTTCGACCTCGCCTAGTCCCACCTCTCAAAGCACGTGCCGGCACGCCAACGACAGCCGACGCGTGCTTCCCATATACCCCACCCCTTGCCTCCCATGAAAAAGGCCATCCTTCTCATCGATCTCCAAATGGACTACTTCCCTGGAGGTTTGTTCCCGTTATGGAATGCAGACCCATGCCTCGATGCGGTCAAACACGCCATCGATCTCGCAAAACAACGCGAAGTCGAGATCATCCACATCCAACACATCGCGAATCCGGAGGCTGGCATCGCCCCGTTCTTCAACAAAGGTACCGACGGCGCAGCCATCCACCCAGATGTACTCGCCGCCGCACCGGAAGCTCCGGTAGTGATCAAAGAATACGCTGACTCGTTTCATGAAACCGGTCTCGAGCAACTACTCACCGACCTCGGAGTCGGGGAGCTCTTCATCTGCGGAATGATGACCCAAAACTGCGTCACCCACACTGCAATCTCGAAAGCAGCCGAGAAATACAAAGTCACTATTCTGCCCGACTGCTGCACCTCGGTCAGCGAGCCAATCCACCTGATCGGCCTCCACGCTGTCTCCACCCGCGTCCCGCTCATTCCCGCCGATCAAGCACTCGGCAGTCAATAAACTGCGCACCATTTCCAACTGCTCCCCCATTCTCCGCAATGAAACATCCACTCACCGTGTTGCTGGCTGGCGCTCTGATCGCCTGCCCGCCAGCCCATGCTCAGAAGGACGGCCAGCCGCCGCTCAAAGTCGAAGCCTCATCGGCCAAACAATGGACCGGAGTCGCGATTAGCTCCGACGGACGGCTATTCGTGAACTATCCGTATTGGTCCGATAACGTTCCCGTCAGCGTAGCGGAGATCAAAGACGGCAAAGCAGTTCCCTACCCGTCGCCCGAGTGGAACGACCGCACCAGCGACGCGCATTTCAACGCGGTGCAATCCGTAGTCATCGATGCCAAAGACCGCCTTTGGGTCCTCGATACCAACAACCCGCAATTCAAAGGCGTACAGAAGCAGGGCCCCGTGCTCTACCAAATCGACCTCAAAACCAACCAAAAGGTCAAAGCCTACCCATTCCCGGAAGGAGTCTACCGCCCCAACTCCTACTTCAATGATGTGCGCATCGACACCGAATCCAACGTCGCCTACCTCACCGATTCCGGTAACGGTGCGTTGATCGTGCTCGATCTCAAATCCGGCGAATCACGCCGCCTGCTCGAAGGACATCCGTCGGTGAAAAGCGAACTCGACCAGCTCGTGTGCGACGGCGTCGTCTGGAAAAACAGCGTGGACGCCGACGGCATCGCCCTGACTCCTGACCGGCAGTATATCTACTTCATCGCCCTCACCAGCCACACGCTCTACCGGGTTGAAACCGCAGCTCTCACAAATCCCGAGCTCTCCCCAGACGAGCTGGCAGAGCAGGTCGAACAGGTCGCCAAGGTCCCAGCCACCGACGGGATGATGTTCGATTCCACTGGCAACCTCTGGCTCGGAGGCCTCGAAACCAACAGCATCAACCAACTCCACCCCGACCACAAAGTCAGCGAAGTCCTGCAGGCGCCGAGCATCCGCTGGGCCGACTCATTCGCCATCGGCCGCGATGGACGGATCTACTTCACCACCTCACAGATCCACATTCCAGAGGACAAGCGCCAGCAATACCAAGTGCTCTCGTTCACCCCCGCTGATCCTGCGGACACCACCGCTCCACCAGAACCCTAACCTCACCCGCTAATGAGCAATCAAACCATTCTCATCACCGGAGGCAACGCCGGCATCGGTCTTGCAACCGCCAAGCTCTTCGCCTCCAATGGATACAATGTCGCGATCATAGGGCGTCGCGCGGAGCAAAATGAATCCGCGGCCGTTGCTATCAAGGAGATCGGCGCAAGCTGCCTTCCCCTCACAGGCGATGTCACCGACGAAACATTCATCCGCGATGCCGTGGCTCGGACCAAAAGCGAATTCGGCGGCCTGCACCATGTGTTCAACAACGCGGGCGTCGAACAGGTTCCATCGCCACTCCCCGACCAAACGATCGACGACTACCGCAAGATCATAGATGTCAACGTGATGGGCGTGTGGCTGGTGATGCGCGAGACCATTCCAACCATCATCGAATCCGGAGGGGGCTGCGTGGTGAACACATCATCCGTCGCGGGACTCATCGGCATGGTTCAAATCCCACTCTACATTGCCGCCAAGCACGCCGTGATCGGCCTCACCAAAGCCGTCGCGCTTGAATACGCGCAACAAGGCGTGCGCATCAATGCCGTCTGCCCCGGTGCCGTGCAAACCGATCTCTACGATCGCTTCACCGGCAAAAACGCGGAGATGGAACAAGCCATCGAAGCCATGCACCCCATGGGCCGCAGCGGCACACCTGAGGAAGTCGCCTCCGCCGTGCTCTACCTCTGCCGCGACGCCACCTGGACCACCGGCCAAAGCATCGTCATGGACGGCGGGTTCACCGCGCAATAGCGCCAGCACATCGCCTCGAGCACCGGGCAAGGCTCACTGATGCATGGTGGGCTCCCGGTGGCTCCAGCGCATAAATGGGAGCAAAAATCCTCTTGTTGAGAACTCGCTAGCCCCCCTAAGCTCCGCGCGATATCCGTGCCTCGTTAACCATTTGGTTAACCAGTGCAAGAGAGCTCAACAAACGATCTTCGCCCCTATGAAATACCCCACCCTGATCCTTCTTTCTTTGCACCTTGGCTTCAGCGCATACGCTGACGATGCACTCTCCGCCTGTGTCGCGGAAGTTGAGCAAAAGTTCGTCGACATCGACCAAACCATCACCAACTACTTCAACCAGAGCGACGCCACAGCCGAGCCGCTCCCAGCCAGTGAGGTGATCGTCCGCCAAGTGTGCATGGAAGGGATCGAAGAAAATACCCAAAAGGTCAACAGTCTGAGCGCAGACGACAAGGTCAAGAGGGCCGCCAGAAAAGAGACCAAACGCATCAAAAATGCACTGGTTCACCAGCACCAAGCCGAACTTACCCAAATCGCGCTCGACATTCTCCAGCGCAAAATCAGTGAATCGCTCAAGAGGGGCAGCGAGCTGATTGTTAAAAAGGCCCGCTCCGAGGACCACACCTTAAAGGGCTTCGACGGTGAATGGCTTCAAGAAGCCATCACCACCTACCGCATCTCAAAGCGCCGCCTGGATGCGATTGAAAGCGCTGCCGCAGAGTAATCGGAGCGGCTTTATCCTCCGCACGCCAGCTTCCCGGCAGGGTTTCTCTCCCCCATCCCCCGAGCGATGTACTATTTCGTAACCGCCACCTGGCTTGTCGTAACCACCGTCAGCTACGTTCAGGGCAACCGTAAGTTCCCCATGGTGCTTGCGGTTCTTGGAGTATTGCTTCAGCTGGGAATCTGGATGCTGGGCATCGGCTACATCGGAATGGTTGGTTTGGCGATCCTTGCAATCGCCGGAATGTTCTCCGTACCTGAGATCTTTTTCCCGGGGCGTTGATGACTTGTCTGCTAGAGTCACTGCCGAATGGTCAATATCCAGACATGGCATAGGATTTGCCTTAGCGCTTACTTGATTTTTCCAAGTATCCTCGCCGTATGGATGCTTCCGAAAGACTCGCCTTGGCAGCTAGCCGCGATCATCGGGATAGGATGGGGACTCTTCATCGCGGTGACCGGCGCCGTCATCGGAGTCATTTTCACCTTTGGCAAACTGCGCTTCGGCTGCCCCCGCTGTCATGCTCCGAGTTTGGCAACTGGAGGCGGCCGAACCATGGGCCTGCAGTGCCCACGTTGTGGCATTTTAGAACTCCAGCCAGGGCGACTTTCCGGGCTATACGTTCAGCCCAAGAAAAGACCATCACAGCTTGCGGAGAAGCTCCGGCTAGCACCGATCTCACCGCTGCTAGCTCCGATGCGGCATTGGTTCGCCTTCTCCATCATCTTCTCCCCCGTCGTAGCATCAGTGATCGCTGCGTCGGTGATTCACAGGTTCAGTTTCATTTACCTCCTAATCCCAGGCTTCTGGTGCTATGCCGTCGGCGGCTTCATCATTGCAGCGATCGCTAGCGGCCAAATCAGCGACAATCAGGGCACCGCCACTCGAACGCAGTCGCCGCTTCGCTTTTGGAGCAAAGTGGGACTGTGGAGCCTGTTCTATCTTTTTGCGGCAGCATCTCCCATCGGCATCGCCCTGCAAGAAAGCGCCAAATAGCCATTCAGCAAGGATCCACAACGAGACTGCCAACGACTTGCCAACGTTTCCTGCCCTCGACTTTCCAGCACCCTCTCAGGGTGCGCGATCGGGGCGTCCATCAACCCACAGGGCTGAAGCCCTGTGCTTTGGTCCAACCTCCTTTCAGGAGGGATGCTGGAAGGACAGCGCTGCAGCCTGATGATTGGCCGCACCAACGCATTCTTCGGGATGAATGATTGTTGCGACGCGATGCCGATAAATGAAAAGCGATGTCCACGCCTTAGCCGACGCTGCCGCTTCCGCATCGACAGAAAATCCACCAGGCAACTCGATGCGGGCCATACCTTCCCTGAAAGGGAAATGGAACCCAGCCCAGGGTGACGGGAGCCTCAGGCGACCACACCCTGGGGAATCGCACCGCACCAGCCAACCGGCCGAGCGGGCGTCGCCACCGAAGCGGACTGCCTACCCGATGGCCGCCTCCTGCCATCATCGGACACCTTAATGTCGTGCAGCGCGGCTGCGTCAATCAGGACACGTTTTGTTCAATTCGACCTGAAGCAAAGCGCGTTGATCACCACCACCGGCTCCGCCTGCAATCGAAAGCAGTGATTCTCACTGCACTCCCAAACGCCATCGCTTCATCGGCCGGTAATCTGCAAAGTCCCACGCAAAAAGATCAGATTACCGAGTCGCCTACCTTTTCGTGGCTTCTCGTGTTTCTTGCGGCCCATCCGTCAGGACACGTTCGTCCTGCCTTCCCTACCCTCGGGCGACTTGGCGGAGCATGTCTTTGAGCGCTTTGGCGGAGGCTAGCAACGCTTGCTTTTCCTTCGGCCACAAATCGATCTCAAGATGCTTCTCCACCCCGTGTCGTCCTACAATAGTCGGTACACTCAGGCAGACATCGCGCAGACCGTAGGCTCCCTGTTGGAGACTCGAGACGGGCAACAACTGCTTCTTATCGAGCGCGATGGCGTGAACAGTTTCGGCAATCGATGCCCCGACCGCCCATCCGGCCCCGCCCTTGCGCGAGATCACTTCGGCTCCGCTCTTCTTGGTACGTTCAAAAACCTGGCGCTGGTAATTGGCGTCGCACCCATTCACTCCGGCAAGCGGCAAGCCGCCCACAGTAGCAGACGACCACACCGGCAACATACTGTCGCCGTGCTCGCCGAGAATCAGCGCCTTCACCTGGGTCGGAGCCAGCTCAAGGTCGTTGGCGATCAGCGAGCGGAAACGTGCCGTGTCGAGCATCGTGCCCAGTCCGATCACCTGTTGCCATGGCAAACCGAGATAGCTCACCGCGAGATGCGTCAGAATATCCACCGGGTTCGAGACGACGAACACAATCGCGTCGTCCTTCATTCCCGCCGACTTGATGCTGTGGAGGATCTGGGAAAACAACCCCACGTTCCGGTTGATCAAATCGAGTCGTGATTCGTCCGGCTTGCGGCGCAGACCTGCGGTGATGATGAACACATCCGAGTCCGCGGCACGGGCATAGTCGCCGGCATAGATGCGCTGGTCTGACAAGCACGAGGCCCCGTGGAGCAAATCGAGCGCCTCGCCCTCGGCGAGCGCTTCATTGGCATCGAGAATCTGGATCTCGGAGACGATGCCGGCGCACTGGAGGCAGATCGCCGCATTCGACCCGACGCGGCCACCGCCGCCGATGATGGAAACTTTCATGAACTGGTTATTGGGGATTGGTTACTAGGGACTAGTAATTAGGGAGAAGTGCGACGCTGGGGCGTCGGGCTATTTCTTGGCCGCCATGATCTCGTCGGTGATGCGTTTGACCAACGCCTCGGCATCCGGCACGAAGTCGGCCGAGTCATCGACCATCGCGGGGCTGATTGCGGTGAACGTACCAGGGCGGAAATCGTCGTGGCACAACTCACATTCCTTCATCCCCTCGCGAGGATCCTCCATCCCGATCGAGCGCCGGATGTCGAAGATATCCTGCATCTTGTCGCTCGGGATGCGCTGGAGCTTGCCGCCATTGAGCTGGCTTGCCACCCACACGGTCTGGCAGGCGGTCTCCATATTTTCCAACTTCCAATAAGCATCCTCCACGTCCGTGCCCCAGGTCATCACGCCGTGGTTAGCGAGCAGGATGGCGGGGTTGTCTTTTCCGATCTCCGCCACCGCCGACGCATTTTCCGGGCTACCCGGCGTCTGGTACGGCACGAGGCGAATGGGTCCGGTGAAGATTTCGGCTTCCGAGCAAAGGCAGGTCGGCGGTTCGATCCCCGCCACCGCGTAAGCCGTGGAATACGGAGGGTGTCCGTGGATCACGCTCTTGGCCTTCGGCTGCAACTTCATGATCGCCAGGTGCGTGTTCGCCTCACTGGTTCGCTTGCGCCAGCCGGCTTTCTGATTCCCGTCGAGATCAACCAGCGCGATGTCATCGGCGACCAATTCCCCCTTCGAGCGCAGGGTCGGCGTGCAGAGCACCAAGTTGTCCCCGACTCGCACCGTGATGTTACCGCCATTGCCGTCGACCATATTGCGCATCCACATCTTGTGGCCAACGTGCACGATGGCCTCCTTCAACTTCTGGATCTCCGGAGAATAGAAGAACCGCTGGATCTCCTCGGGCGTCTGAGGGTCCTGCCCGGCAGGCCAGTGATACTCAAAACTCGGGACAATCGGCTCCGGCGGCACGGTCGGCACGCCGGGTGGCAACGGTGGAAATCGGTCGGCGGCAGATGGGGCGGACTTAATTCCCTGCCCCGATGCGTATGCCGGTGCTTGTTTGCCCGCTGCGCGGATCGCATCACGCGCCGACGGTGTGAGCACCGCCCCCGCGGGGATGGTGTCGAGGCTCATGCCGCTGCGCAGCATTTGCTGGATGTCTCGTTCGGTAAATACCTTCTTCATACTAGCTAACAGGCTGGTAATGGATTGAATCAAAAATCGTGACGCTGATAGCGTCGATGGGTGTGGGTCGGTCGAATGGCGCGGCGGCTTCCGCTCCCTCGACAAACCCGATAATGTCGCCCTGCCCCGCTCCAACGGCGTCGTACACGACCAGTGTCGGCTGGGCGGTGATGGCAGGTGCTTGGGTGAGGCAATCGTTGAGCTGCCCGGCGTCCACAGGGTTCACCAACAACCAGCGGCCGCCATCGAGCGACGGTTCCTGGGTGTTCATGACCACTCTGCCGATAACGTGTCCGATCCTCATGCCTCTACCTCGTCAATGATTGCCTGGATGAACATGCGGGCCGGTGACTTTTCATCGTGGACTAGTCCGCGGGCGGCGATGCC from Sulfuriroseicoccus oceanibius includes:
- a CDS encoding cysteine hydrolase family protein — translated: MKKAILLIDLQMDYFPGGLFPLWNADPCLDAVKHAIDLAKQREVEIIHIQHIANPEAGIAPFFNKGTDGAAIHPDVLAAAPEAPVVIKEYADSFHETGLEQLLTDLGVGELFICGMMTQNCVTHTAISKAAEKYKVTILPDCCTSVSEPIHLIGLHAVSTRVPLIPADQALGSQ
- a CDS encoding SMP-30/gluconolactonase/LRE family protein; this translates as MKHPLTVLLAGALIACPPAHAQKDGQPPLKVEASSAKQWTGVAISSDGRLFVNYPYWSDNVPVSVAEIKDGKAVPYPSPEWNDRTSDAHFNAVQSVVIDAKDRLWVLDTNNPQFKGVQKQGPVLYQIDLKTNQKVKAYPFPEGVYRPNSYFNDVRIDTESNVAYLTDSGNGALIVLDLKSGESRRLLEGHPSVKSELDQLVCDGVVWKNSVDADGIALTPDRQYIYFIALTSHTLYRVETAALTNPELSPDELAEQVEQVAKVPATDGMMFDSTGNLWLGGLETNSINQLHPDHKVSEVLQAPSIRWADSFAIGRDGRIYFTTSQIHIPEDKRQQYQVLSFTPADPADTTAPPEP
- a CDS encoding SDR family NAD(P)-dependent oxidoreductase — protein: MSNQTILITGGNAGIGLATAKLFASNGYNVAIIGRRAEQNESAAVAIKEIGASCLPLTGDVTDETFIRDAVARTKSEFGGLHHVFNNAGVEQVPSPLPDQTIDDYRKIIDVNVMGVWLVMRETIPTIIESGGGCVVNTSSVAGLIGMVQIPLYIAAKHAVIGLTKAVALEYAQQGVRINAVCPGAVQTDLYDRFTGKNAEMEQAIEAMHPMGRSGTPEEVASAVLYLCRDATWTTGQSIVMDGGFTAQ
- a CDS encoding lactate/malate dehydrogenase family protein, with product MKVSIIGGGGRVGSNAAICLQCAGIVSEIQILDANEALAEGEALDLLHGASCLSDQRIYAGDYARAADSDVFIITAGLRRKPDESRLDLINRNVGLFSQILHSIKSAGMKDDAIVFVVSNPVDILTHLAVSYLGLPWQQVIGLGTMLDTARFRSLIANDLELAPTQVKALILGEHGDSMLPVWSSATVGGLPLAGVNGCDANYQRQVFERTKKSGAEVISRKGGAGWAVGASIAETVHAIALDKKQLLPVSSLQQGAYGLRDVCLSVPTIVGRHGVEKHLEIDLWPKEKQALLASAKALKDMLRQVARG
- a CDS encoding class II aldolase/adducin family protein; this translates as MKKVFTERDIQQMLRSGMSLDTIPAGAVLTPSARDAIRAAGKQAPAYASGQGIKSAPSAADRFPPLPPGVPTVPPEPIVPSFEYHWPAGQDPQTPEEIQRFFYSPEIQKLKEAIVHVGHKMWMRNMVDGNGGNITVRVGDNLVLCTPTLRSKGELVADDIALVDLDGNQKAGWRKRTSEANTHLAIMKLQPKAKSVIHGHPPYSTAYAVAGIEPPTCLCSEAEIFTGPIRLVPYQTPGSPENASAVAEIGKDNPAILLANHGVMTWGTDVEDAYWKLENMETACQTVWVASQLNGGKLQRIPSDKMQDIFDIRRSIGMEDPREGMKECELCHDDFRPGTFTAISPAMVDDSADFVPDAEALVKRITDEIMAAKK
- a CDS encoding EutN/CcmL family microcompartment protein, producing the protein MNTQEPSLDGGRWLLVNPVDAGQLNDCLTQAPAITAQPTLVVYDAVGAGQGDIIGFVEGAEAAAPFDRPTPIDAISVTIFDSIHYQPVS